Part of the Labrus bergylta chromosome 19, fLabBer1.1, whole genome shotgun sequence genome, ATACACGGCTTAAAAGATCTTTCCTGCTCCATTTGGGGCATGCATCGCGTCCACCTGTGTGAGTCACCAGTCACCCACATACGTATACACAGTTTGGATCTGACGCTACCTTGGTAACAGAACACCTGTGAACAGCTGGTAAAAAGACAGATAGGCAGGTCCTGATAAAATCTTTCATGGTGGATTCTGCATGTTGAGAAACAGGTCAGCAGTTATCAACATTAACACTGAcagttataaaacaatacaggaCCTGCATATCTTTCCTCAGCTTCTAGCTACTAGTCAGAAGGAAGTAATCTGTTTCCAGGTGAAACCCTGGGGTAACATGTCGAGGCGTACTGAGGTGCGCTTTAAGCAACCCGAAAATGTAGTGATCGCTCCAGCAAAAAAACCCAGGAGTAAGCCCCGTAAAAAACCATGGCATGGCTATAAGAGATTATATCTGGGGGCTTTATGAGTTAATGGTACCACCTCTTTTAGTTACCCGGCTTTATATTAAAACGGACTAAACTAGATACAGCTGCCAGCAGTTTATTATCTACAGTAAATGtcttatttaatgtttattaaGTTAAATTTATACATGTAGTGTATGTTCCTTGTTTAACCCATGTTTAGTATGACTGTGTGATGGAGCAAGGAACATTTCATTATTATGCAGTTTTTATTAGGTTATTGATCTGTTACAGTTAGATCTTAAATGATTAATTTGATTTTCAGCAACAAAGGAGAGAGTGAATGTATAAATTACGTTCAATAGACAGATGAGAGGAAAGAAATTAGACAATTAGGCAAGTGAGGTCGGTGGAACCCAGCGCGAAGAGGTAAAGGGGGAAGTAGTCATGCAGCTTCTCAGACCACGCCCCTGCACACAGTTACCTAGGTTACACCGGGAGcagggcaggggggggggggaggaggagggggtctTAGTACTGGCTTCTCCCTGTGGAAGCCGACCCAGAACCCTCATTCTCCACCATCCGCCTTACAGACTTCtgcctcctgacctcctgaccccGCGTGCAGGAGTCATGACCTCGGGGGTCCGGGCTGACCTCAGACGCGGCGCCCAACACGTCACTCTCTGGGCGCTGCCGTAGGGAGTCTCCGTTGGCCATTCGCTCGCCGCTCACACCTGTCACACTGATCTCAGGGATGGCCACGCCCCCCTGTGCAGCGTCAATTTCTACACTCACCTCCTGGGACTCTGATGGGGGGGGAGCATTTGCatatagaaacaaaaacacagatagacagacagacatgaatcatgcacacagacatgaaaaacaaaagacgGTCATGTGCACAGGCACACATGACCACAGTGACACAAGACAAACAGAGGTTATCAGTGTGatggcagaaaaataaaaagacaaaaatcagaGTTACAGAACATAACACATGGTCAAAAACATGCTACATGgagacaaatacaaacacaaaactggGCCATCTCTCAACCCTACACATCCAATAATTTTTGATAGTATTTTTGTCTGGTGCCTGCTCTTAACAAAAGCTTAACGCACAAACAAGCAGCTCTAAAACAGGCTGCAATGAGCAGGATTCATGAGATGGAAAAGAAGTGTTGAGCTCAACATGAAACCTACTCATTAAACAAGCTAAAAGCTGCAATTATCTGCCTGAGAGAGATGCTCTTCTCCTGAACTGCAAACAGTCTGTTATCATTGACCCTAATTAAAGATaaggtttaattttttttttttttcacctgaaTAAGTAGGAGTTTCTTGTAAGCTGATCTCAAATAACAACACAGAAAATCTTCAAGATGTCTATTTCTTTTATACTACCTGCTCTCtggtttttctgtttctgtcataTAAGGTTCATGCACTGTTGAATCTCCTTGTCTGGCTGCATTCATCTGTTTCTTGCCTGACTTCTCTTATACTTTGACACTCGCCTGTTTCGGGTCATCCAGGATCAAATCATGTCTGTAATGTGGAAACTCTAAAATGAGAGATGAAGAGCATGAGCTAGCAAACTGAGGATGGGTGCCCTGCAGATTCAGGTGCTGACAGTGGACAAGAACACTTGCGTACAAACTGACTGTTGGACATGATATGGTAGGGAGACAGAAAGATGAAAACGTCTTAAGCGATTGCTCTATCCTTCAAGTTCTCCGTCCATATGAttgaagaaaaatgtgaaaagtgcATGTGGGAgctttcctgttttgtttttttagtgacTGGAACTCCGACTGATGTGTCCTCACATCTACATAGTCTTTTCCCCCTCGTGTATAAGTCTCACCGTGTCTCTTCCAGCGGTGTCCCCTGATAGACAGAGACGTGACAGCATTTCTGGAGATCCTAGAGGAGGTTGGTGTTATCTCCACCTGGATACTCCGCGCACCCTCCTTGTTGTTGCTCTTCAGTGCTGCGCCATGCAGGGACGACTTGATGGCGTTACCCacctgaggacaaaaaaaaaaaaaaaaaaaagcacacaacaaaaacatcactgCCTCAGAAAATGACAGAGACGACAGAAGGGTTGTATATGAAGTATATAAAACTGCCATTCTGGAAGTTTTGACATAAAAATAAGGTTTCAAATCTACGTTGGACATCTGGGAAAAGCTTATATGAAAGTAGAATAGATGGTTGTTCGTTGCTTCATCAAGTATGAAACTGtgaaattaaattataaaacatttttttgtgaataCTAACTCTTAAAAACGCCTTATTGATAAAACTGTCTACTCttatgttctttttattttctagcCAACTGATCCATGTAATAAAGTATGACCTACATACAACTCATCAAACCTTAAATACAAAAGTATGTGTCTCCACTTTCACTTTACATCAGTGAAAGTCAGAAAAACTGTAGAACAAGTCAACTGTATAGAAAAGCTCATCCTTTGCACCCACAGGTGTCACACAACTCAACAGCCAAGTGTGAAGATCCTGGCCTGGCACATAAAGCCTCTCGTACAAATTTCAGATACTTCTCAGAAGTGTTTTGCTTCCTAAGTCTGACTGAAGTTCAGATCATGTGACCAAAGCAATAGCGTCCGATCATAATCCCATTTCTCAACAGATTTGTGAACAGGGATAAACCTAAAAGCTTAGCACAAATGAGTTACACAGAATTCTgcttgaacaaaaacaaacatgctttGTGTTTCACTTCATTTCACAAGTCTTTCCATGATAATCTCAGTACTTGCTGGAAATCCTCGAGTGGCCCTTGTACCAATGATTATGTTGAACAGTTGAGTGTGAACACGAGGTAGAAGGCATCATGATCACAACACAACATGCCTTTTGTGTGAGAGACTGCATCTCATTGGCCTCATGACGGACATGTCACCAAGCTATGCTAGGCTAGCAGCCACCTGGTGTGTCCCACTGCAACAagtaaacacaaataaacacactggATAAATTAACCCTCCCACAGTAGTTTGTAGTGTGTTCATGGCACGTGTCCACATACTTCTTTTGAATCCCATCACCATCACCTTATTAAGATGGTGGTGTTTTTTGAATGTTGTGGAGCAGTACACCTTGACTTGTGTAGTATTACTCTGAGCTTAGGTCCAATCCTCCACTCCCTGGACCTCAAGGATTATAGCTTAACTGAGCAGAGTGGAAAGCATGTAAATAATCTAGTGGGATTACACTGCTTGCAGTTGCTGACACACGCAGTGGCCAACACAATACAGCATAGTGTGTTGTGCATGAATCAAAACTACAGACAGACATGTGTCTAAATCACATGCTCtgtctcagacacacacaaacacttctgcTCCTAaagcacacacataaaaagaaGGGATATGTGATACAAGCAGAAAAAATGGTTGCACCCACCAACAGAGCTTCAGGGAAAAGCTCCAGCTGGGCCCGATACAGGACGTCATCCAGTGCTTTGTATCCCAGTTCAACTTCCCCATTACACCTACACAcaggaacaaacacaaaaacatgttagtcAGTCTAAGGGTGTTTTCACACTTGTAGTTGGTTTGCTGTGGTCTAAATCATGGACCAATTTGTTACATTGTTGTATAATTATCTCAAATTTGGTCACATGAGACATATACTGTACAAGCTGACCAAAATGTGTGACACTCATGAAAAAGGATCTCTAATTGCTCGGAATTCCTTTCTCTAAAAATACCAAACGTAGCAAGAGACGCAGCATAGCCATGTTTGAAATTTCATTGGCTGTAAGAAATGTCAGTTATCGGCACAGTTGAGTTTTTAGAACAGTGGGAAATGTTAAGAAATACATAAAGttagaaaaatgaagacaaagaaaGTAAGTCTGATCAACACTCACAAGGCATAGTGTATCCCCGTGATGAGCTGAACCAGGAACTCTGACGTGACTGTGAGCCGCGTGCTTATGCCTTTATAGCGCCGTATCTGTTGCCGTGGGTAGCCGCATATACACACCCTGTGGGAAAATCATTGAAATCTCAGAAGAAGCACTTGTTTaagtgaaaaacacacaatttaTTAATGGTTTACAACATTACTCACATGATTTTAAATACCATATAATGT contains:
- the hycc1 gene encoding hyccin isoform X2, which gives rise to MLAMDQGVVEEWLSEFKTLPDSAVSNYAASLKDKGALVPALYKVVRENYSDLLEPVCHQLFEFYRSGEPQLQRFTLQFLPELLWSLLSVSAARDPHTSGCIEALLLGIYNLEIVDKDGQSKVLSFTVPSLSKPSVYHEPSAIGSMALTEGALANHGLSRVVYSGPHLQRENFTAQNRFDVLTFLLLCYNAALSYMTSTSLQSLCQLSSRVCICGYPRQQIRRYKGISTRLTVTSEFLVQLITGIHYALCNGEVELGYKALDDVLYRAQLELFPEALLVGNAIKSSLHGAALKSNNKEGARSIQVEITPTSSRISRNAVTSLSIRGHRWKRHESQEVSVEIDAAQGGVAIPEISVTGVSGERMANGDSLRQRPESDVLGAASEVSPDPRGHDSCTRGQEVRRQKSVRRMVENEGSGSASTGRSQY